The sequence TCAATTGCATTATTCATCATCTCTGTAAACGCATAATACCAAATCTTTCTAGAATTCTCGGAAAGATCATTTAAAATCGGGAATACTTTGTCAAAGTAAAATGTATCTTCTTCCAAGTCTTCAACATTGTCCACCTCCCACTCTTCTTCCACAGTAATCAAGCAATATCCACATTCTTTATCCGCATTCGGAACGATGATTTTTTGTTCCACACACTCTTTCAGATATCTTTTTACAGTCGTAATAGAGACCTCAAAGTTTTCCATCGTTTTCTGGGCATATGCGCCATCATCCTGACGAATCTTCTCTAACATATACTTTTTAATCCATTCTCTTTTTTCTTCTGTAAATGACATTTTCTCACCTTCATTCAAACTTTATTTTTATATATACAAACTATATCATCTTTATTTTTGAATTTCAATACAATAAAATATAATTTTAAATTTGTTTATTGTTTCCAATATCCTGTTATAATATTTTCTAACGCAACAAAAAATTCTCCTGTGATTTCATTTCCTCACAGGAGAATTCCCCAACTTTTTATTATTTTTCATCTTTTTTATATGCCTGTATATAGACAAAATTATCATTTTCTCTTTCCATAGCATAATCCACATTCAATATCGCATCGATCAGATCTTGTCCACCTGATTCCACTGCGGTCACCTCCATCTCAAGTGCCCGCCTTGCGTCTTCCACTGTCAGATCGTCCAAAAATACCTGTTCACCGCTTCTTAGCATGTTGCCTGGAATCAGAAGCGTATCACCAAGTTTCACGCCACTTTCCTTCTTTTCCTTCAGTTGACCGATCAGATCCTGACCGGTAATCAGTCCTGACACGGTAATCGTCTCACCAAAGAAATCATTGCGAATCGCATATACATGAACGGTAAGTCCCGGAAATTCTTCCATCAATGTCTCAGCAAACTTACTGATTGTCTGGTAGGTCAGTTTACCTGTGGCAATTGTAACCGTTCTTGAAAATGATTTCTTCATCTGTTCATATTCCTGACTTCTTCGAAGCTGCTCTAATGCCTCCTGAAATTCATTGATCAAAAGACGCATCATTCCGACACCATTCTCCAGCTGAATATATCCGTCATAGCGTTCTTCTTCCGGGAATTCCCGTCCCGCCAGAATATACCATTCATCACTGGCATGAATAAAATGAAGACCAAATTCCTCATAATATTTCTTTTGGCGGCTCTCGATCATATCGATCACCTGCCCTGCTTCTTCTTTCGTAAATAACTCAAGCGGATACAGGCCTTCTCGGTACTTTGTAATTCCTGCCGGCACCGCAGACACACTTCTCATAAACGGAAGAAATTTTGAGAGATCGTCGATCGTCCGCTCCAGCTCTTTCCCGTCATTGACATTCTTACATACAACAACCTGACCATTCATCTCGATATGGTTTTCATATAGGATATCTAAAAATTTCAGTTTCTCTCCCGCAAAACGATTATGCAGCATCTTACATCGCAATTCCGGATTAGTAGTCTGCACGGATATATTGATCGGCGCCAAATGCATCTGTATGATACGTTCAATATCCGGCAGCTTCATATTTGTCAACGTGATATAGTTTCCCTGCAAAAAGGACAGTCTGGAGTCGTCATCCTTAAAATAAAGTGTCTCGCGCATTCCCGGCGGCATCTGATCAATAAAGCAGAAAATACACTTGTTGCTGCAGGTACGGTATTCACTCATAAGCCCATTCTCGAATTCAATTCCAAGATCTTCATCATAATCTTTGTCAATCTCCAGAAGCCATTCTTCCCCATCCTGTTTTTCGACCAACACTTCAATATATTCATTTTTTATCAAATATCTGTAGTCAAAGACATCCTGTATCGCCTGATCGTTGATTGCAAGGAGCACATCCCCGGCCTCAATCTCCAACTCCTCTGCGATTGAATCCGGATACACCTCTTTAATAACATGTCTTTGTTCTTTCTCTTTCTTATTCAAAACATACCTCTCATCATTCAATTTATTATTTTGCACTTTACATTCCTTTATTATACTTGTTTTCTTAATTGACTTCCACCGGTTATCGCACAAAAATAAAAAAAAGTTGTTCATCTGCTCATAAGACAAACAACTTATCATCTAAAAATTAAAACATTTTAATATATGCGTCACGCTCTGCTCCTACAGAAACATATTTTACCGGGCACTCAATCACTTTTTCAATGTATTGGATATACTCAAGCGCCTCTTTTGGCAAATCTTCTTTTGTGCGGCAGCCACTGATATCGCACTTAAAGCCTTTCATATATTCATATACAGGCTTTGCTGCATTCAATGAATCAATGTCAGAAGGGAATGTATGAATCACTTCTCCGTTCAACTCATAAGCCGTACAAACCGGAATCTCATCCATATAAGAAAGCACATCTAACTTTGTCAATGCAACATATGTGCATCCCTGCATCTTCGCACCATAACGGGAAGCAACCACATCAAATCCACCGACTCTTCTTGGTCTTCCTGTTGCTGCACCATACTCACCGCCTGCCATACGAAGAGCCTCTGCTTCTTCTCCAAACATCTCACATGTAAATGGTCCTTCACCTACACAACTTGAGTACGCTTTCATAATACCAATGCTCTCATCTAATTTTGCAAATGGTGCGCCTGCTCCAATCGGTGCATATGCTGCCAATGTTGTGGACGCTGATGTATATGGATAAATACCAAAATCAATATCACGAAGCGCTCCGAGCTGTGCTTCAAAAATAATTGATTTTCCATCATTCATTGCATCTGAAAGATACTCTGTTGTGTTGCATACAAATGATGCAAAAAATGTACCGTATTTTTCAAGCCATGCAAACATCTCGTCCACCTGAACCGGCGCATTTTTATATCCGCCTTCCACAGTCAGATTCTTCCATTCAAGCACATCTGCAAGTCTTTTCTTCAATGTATCCATGTGAAGCAGATCACCCATGCGGAACGCTTTTTTCATATATTTGTCCGCATATACGGGCGAGATTCCACGACGTGTAGAACCAAACTTTTTATCTGCCAGACGATCTTCCTCCAGACAGTCTAAAAGCTTGTGATATGGCATACAAATCGTTGCTCTGTCACTGATTTTTAAATTCTTTGGAGTTACAGAAACACCTGCTTCCTCCAGTTTTTGTACCTCTCCGTATAAATGTTCCAGATCTATTACCACTCCTGGTCCTAAAATATTCACCGTATCCTCACGGCAAATCCCTGACGGCATCAGGTTCATAATAAATTTTCCTTTTTCGTTGATCACTGTATGACCCGCATTGTTTCCGCCTTGATAACGAACAACTACGTCATAATCCTCGCTCAGAAGGTCTACCATTCTTCCCTTTCCTTCATCGCCCCAGTTCGTACCTACAATCGCTGTTAACATATTTCAAACTCCTTTCAGACATTAATATCCGCTGTAACACTTGGTTCATCCTTAGACTGTTCCAGCACTGGTGCCACAATCTCTTTTAAAAATTTGTCGCATTGATGTGCAGCCATTCCGGTAAATGTCTCCGGCTGCATCAACATCTCAATCTCTTCATCAGAAAGCGCAAATGTGTCGTCGGCTTTGATTCTGTCCAACAAATCATTCTTCTTTCCATACAATTTCACTTGTTCTGCCGCCTTCACGGAATGCTGGCGAATTGCCTCATGCAGAACCTGTCTGTCTCCGTTTTTATTCTTCACGCAATACATCATAATATTCTCCGTCGCCATAAACGGAAGTTCCTCTTCCAAATGCTGTCTGATCACAGCCGGATATACTTTCATACCACGCACTACATTGATGTACAAATTCAAAATTGCATCTACCGCAAGAAATGCTTCCGGTACAGATAAACGTTTGTTAGCCGAGTCATCCAATGTTCTCTCGAACCACTGTGCAGATGCTGTCACTGCGGTATTCTGCAGGTCACAGATCACATAGCGTGCCAAAGAAGCCATTCTCTCACTTCTCATTGGATTTCTCTTATATGCCATCGCAGAAGAACCAATCTGCTTCTCCTCAAACGGTTCATCCACCTCTTTTAAATGGCTCAAAAGTCTGATGTCACTTGAAAACTTAGATACACTTTGGGCAATTCCTGAAAGCACCTGTAAGACAGCAAAATCTACTTTACGTGTATACGTTTGTCCACTTACACTCTGGCATTTTGAAAATCCTATCTTTTCTGCAATCTTCTGTTCTAATAATTCTACTTTTTTCTCATCTCCGTCAAAAAGCTCTAAAAAGCTTGCTCCGGTTCCTGTTGTTCCTTTGCATCCAAGCAGTCTCATACTATCTAATTGAAAGTCCAACTGCTCCAGATCAAACAACAGGTCATTCAGCCAAAGGCACGCTCTCTTTCCGACTGTTGTAGGCTGTGCTGCCTGAAAATGTGTATATGCAAGTGTTGGCAGTGATTTGTATTGTTCCGCGAACTTGCTGAGTGCGTCTATCGCATTGACTAAAAGCACGCGCACTCTCTTTAATGCTGTATGCATTAAAATAATGTCTGTATTATCTCCAACATAGCAGGAAGTTGCTCCGAGATGGATAATTCCAGCCGCATTCGGACATGCATCTCCATACGCATGCACATGCGCCATCACATCATGGCGAAGTTCTAATTCGTACTTTTTCGCAGCTTCATAATCAATATTATGAATCTGTGACTTCATTTCCTCAATCTGTTCTTCTGTGATCGGCAACCCTAATTCTTTTTCGCTCTCTGCGAGTGCTACCCATAATTTTCTCCACATAGAAAACTTCTGGTCTGCCGAAAAAATATTTTGCATCTCATAACTTGCATATCTGCCACATAGTGGCGACTGGTAAATATCTGTTCTCATATTTCCTCCTACTTTGACCTGTCAAATAAAATAGAATAAGACAAAGATACCATGAAAACATCTGTTACACCCTGTTTTCAAGACCCCTTTGTCCTTACGTCAAACATGATATACCTATGAGAAAGTATTGTCAAGTTTTTTGTTTGCATACATTCCTTATTTAAAGCAGATAAGCCGTTTTCTGTTTCATTTTAATAATTTTCAGCCCGAACTTCAAAATAGCTCTGAGGATGAGCACATGTTGGACAAACTTCCGGTGCTTTTGTTCCCACTACAAGATGACCACAGTTTCTGCACTCCCATACTTTCACTTCACTTTTTTCAAACACAGCTGCCGTCTCGACATTCTTCAATAATGCTCTATACCGTTCCTCATGATGCTTCTCAATCTCGGCTACAAGGCGAAATTTTGCTGCCAGTTCCGGAAATCCTTCCTCTTCTGCTGTCTTCGCAAATCCCTCATACATATCTGTCCACTCGTAATTTTCACCTTCTGCGGCTGCTTTCAGATTATCTGCCGTATTTCCGATTCCGTTTAATTCTTTAAACCACATCTTCGCATGCTCTTTTTCATTATCCGCCGTCTTTTGGAATAATGCAGCAATCTGCTCATAACCTTCTTTTTTTGCTACGGAAGCGAAATAAGTGTATTTATTTCTCGCCTCCGACTCTCCTGAAAAAGCACTTCTTAAATTTTTTTCTGTCTCTGTTCCCACATACTTATTGTTCATAAAAATCATCTCCTTACTTTTTAACATATTTATCACTTGGAAAACAGCTTATCTTGCTTCTATTTTAGCACAGTTTTTTCGTGCTGTACCCACTTTTATCAAAATATTTATAAATCTCTTCACCGCCTCATCCGAACTACTTATTCCCTGCTCCGCTATACTCACAATCTTCTAAGCGTTCATCAGGCAAATAACAGGTACGTCTCTCTTTGTCCACTAGCTGTTTTACAAAATCTGTATTTGGATTACGCAAAAGGTCGTCCGGCTTTGCATACTGCTGCACCTGACCTTTACCCATAACAAGCACCTTTGTGCCAAGTTTCAGCGCCTCCGAAATATCGTGAGTGACAAACAAAACGGTGATCCCCGTTTTTTTATGGATTTGTTTCAGCTCAATCTGCAACTGTCCACGAGTAATTTCATCAACCGCACCGAAAGGCTCGTCCATCAGCAGAATCTCAGGAGATGCCGCCAGTGCTCTTGCTATTCCAACCCTCTGCTGCTGTCCTCCCGATAACTCAGCCGGATAGCGCTCTTTCAACTCTTCGTCAAGACCAACCAGTTTCATCCATTTGGAAACTGCAAGCTTGGTCTTTTCCTTATTTTTCTTGTTGATGAGATTCTGAACATAAGAAATATTCTGTTCTACTGTCATATGCGGGAACAAAACGCTCCCCTGAATTACATATCCGATATTGGGCCGCAGTTCTGTCAAGTTTTTATCCAGAATATTGCTTCCGTCTACAAAAATATCACCACTTGTCGGCTCGATAAGACCATTTATCATTTTTAAAACCGTTGTTTTTCCGCATCCGGAAGAACCGATGATCGTAACAAATTCACCCTTTGCAACAGAAAAGTTGAATCTTTCCAAAACAACTTTGTTCCCATATACTTTTTTGATATTTTTAAATTCAATTGCTGTGTTCATTTCTTGTCACCTCATTTCAAAAGATTTGCATTTCGCAAAAACGTTTCGGCTACTTCTCTTGGCTCTTTTCCCTCGCTCTCGACAGCGTAATTCATTTGTGCCATATCTTTATCTGAAATAACCCCTGTAAGCTTGTTAAATATTTCCGCCAATTCAGGATGTTCTTCTAAAACTTCAGAACGAATCACATTTCCGCACAGATAGGACGGATAAAAATTTTTATCATCCTCTAAAACAGTAACATCTGAAACGCTTAGCTGTCCGTCTGTCGTAAAAATGACCATTACATCAATTTTTCCTTCATTGATTGCCTGATATTTCAATCCAATATCCATGTCCATGGTCTTTTTGAATGTGAAACCATAAGCGTCACAAAGAGCATCATATCCATCTTCCCGCTCAAAGAAATCATATTCTGCTCCGAATACAAGCTGTCTTTTTTCAAAACCATATTCCAAGCTGTCCCTGTATATTCTGGATAAATATCAAATTCACCGCTTTCCATTGCAGGCTTAATATTCGACGTGCCTCCGCCGACACCTTGTGTTAATTCCACATTTAAATCTGTATCCTGTTCGATCAGAATGTCCAACATTTCCCCCAACACATATTGTTCTGTCATCGGCTTTGTCGCGATATGTATTGTATCCTGTCTATTAACAGGAAATAATGTGCCAATCGCCATGCACAGGCAAAGTAAACATACGACAATTGCTATTATACGATTTGTCTTTTTCGCCTTTATGCTGCGTCTGCTGATTCGTTTTTCAAAAAAAACAAGCAGAAAATCCATGATCAATGCAAGCAGAGCAATGAGTAAGCTGCCAACCATAGTCATTGCAGCGTTGTTTGTCGTGATACCTCTGTAAATCGCAACACCCAAACCTCCTGCACCTATGAACGAAGCTATACCTGCAAGGGCGATTGTCATTGTAACCATATTGCGAATTCCGGACAAAACAACCGGCATCGCAAGCGGCAGTTTTATCTTGAAAAGAATCTGCATTCTTGTGCTTCCCATACCTTTTGCCGCCTCTAAAATAGCAAGGTCAACATTTGCTATTCCGGTGTGGGTATTTCTTACCATTGGCAAAAGAGCGTAAACCGTCAGTGCAATAACAGCAGTCGCATTTCCAACACCCGAAAAAGGAATTAAAAAGCCAAGCATAGAAATAGATGGGATTGTATATAAAAAATTTATTATTCCCAAAGTCCGTTTTGCTGTCTTTTGAAATTCACTGATCAGGATTCCGACTATGCCACCGAATAAAACAGCTATCACAATAGCAACCAGAGAAATCTCTAAATGCTCCCATAATAGATTCAAAAAGAAAGCCTTTTTTTCTATAAAGACCAACCACATACTCTGTAATACACTTTTGCGGACAAATATCTTCGCACTTTCCACATTGAATACATGCATCTGTAATAAAAAACCCGTTTTCTTTTGTCTTTGCACTTCCGAGCATAAAACCTTCTCTGACAATCGGCTCTTTTCCCAAGTCAAAAAACTCAACAGAACCATTCTCAATGCAGAACGCTTCGAGTACATATCTGCTCTCATTAGGATAAACGGTGTTCATGGACGGATTTTCCTCAAAAATCCTGTCAATCCACTTTCTGTGTTCTTCCAATTTTTCAGCCTTACCGTCTAACCGGATCATTTGAAAATTTTGATTCATTCCAGTAATGGCAACCTGACTGTTTTTGATAATCTGGCTGTAAAAATCTTTTCCTCTTGCGGTGCAAAAGTACAGTTTCTCATTTTCAACCAGCATCACATCAATAATACGAATTTGAGGAAGTCCCTTTTCATCAACTGTGGCAAACGCAACATCCTTTATTTCACGTAATATTTCCAAACATCTCTGAACATTCATATCCATTCCTCCAAGTAATTGTTGTAATATTTTTTGTTACAACAAATCTACCACGTTTCCGTTGTATTGTCAATAGTTACAACCATTTCGTCATTATATTTTACACCTCAGACATTCGTCCAAAAACTTCATTCTAAAACAAGCAGCAGTCAATCTTACAGATTAACTGCTGCTTCAAATGTTTTATTCTTCTCTATAATTCCGATATCCTGTTCCATATCGTTCCATACTCTCCAGATGATCTGTATGTAACAGCATGTGCGCCTTATGTTCATTCGGCTCACCAAAATATTCTTCATAGAGGCGCTTGATATCCGGATTGTCATGTGAATAACGGATTTTCGCATCTGCATCTAACTGATAAAGCCTCTTGCCTCTTTCAAAAGCCCGCTCCTCTCCGTCGTGAATCGGCTGTCCGCCGCCCCCTACACATCCGCCCGGACATGCCATCACTTCTACAAAATCATAGTGTACTTCGCCTCTCTCGATTTTCTTCATCAGCGCCCTTGTATTT comes from Coprococcus phoceensis and encodes:
- the purB gene encoding adenylosuccinate lyase, yielding MRTDIYQSPLCGRYASYEMQNIFSADQKFSMWRKLWVALAESEKELGLPITEEQIEEMKSQIHNIDYEAAKKYELELRHDVMAHVHAYGDACPNAAGIIHLGATSCYVGDNTDIILMHTALKRVRVLLVNAIDALSKFAEQYKSLPTLAYTHFQAAQPTTVGKRACLWLNDLLFDLEQLDFQLDSMRLLGCKGTTGTGASFLELFDGDEKKVELLEQKIAEKIGFSKCQSVSGQTYTRKVDFAVLQVLSGIAQSVSKFSSDIRLLSHLKEVDEPFEEKQIGSSAMAYKRNPMRSERMASLARYVICDLQNTAVTASAQWFERTLDDSANKRLSVPEAFLAVDAILNLYINVVRGMKVYPAVIRQHLEEELPFMATENIMMYCVKNKNGDRQVLHEAIRQHSVKAAEQVKLYGKKNDLLDRIKADDTFALSDEEIEMLMQPETFTGMAAHQCDKFLKEIVAPVLEQSKDEPSVTADINV
- the rbr gene encoding rubrerythrin, translated to MNNKYVGTETEKNLRSAFSGESEARNKYTYFASVAKKEGYEQIAALFQKTADNEKEHAKMWFKELNGIGNTADNLKAAAEGENYEWTDMYEGFAKTAEEEGFPELAAKFRLVAEIEKHHEERYRALLKNVETAAVFEKSEVKVWECRNCGHLVVGTKAPEVCPTCAHPQSYFEVRAENY
- a CDS encoding radical SAM protein; this encodes MNKKEKEQRHVIKEVYPDSIAEELEIEAGDVLLAINDQAIQDVFDYRYLIKNEYIEVLVEKQDGEEWLLEIDKDYDEDLGIEFENGLMSEYRTCSNKCIFCFIDQMPPGMRETLYFKDDDSRLSFLQGNYITLTNMKLPDIERIIQMHLAPINISVQTTNPELRCKMLHNRFAGEKLKFLDILYENHIEMNGQVVVCKNVNDGKELERTIDDLSKFLPFMRSVSAVPAGITKYREGLYPLELFTKEEAGQVIDMIESRQKKYYEEFGLHFIHASDEWYILAGREFPEEERYDGYIQLENGVGMMRLLINEFQEALEQLRRSQEYEQMKKSFSRTVTIATGKLTYQTISKFAETLMEEFPGLTVHVYAIRNDFFGETITVSGLITGQDLIGQLKEKKESGVKLGDTLLIPGNMLRSGEQVFLDDLTVEDARRALEMEVTAVESGGQDLIDAILNVDYAMERENDNFVYIQAYKKDEK
- a CDS encoding ABC transporter ATP-binding protein codes for the protein MNTAIEFKNIKKVYGNKVVLERFNFSVAKGEFVTIIGSSGCGKTTVLKMINGLIEPTSGDIFVDGSNILDKNLTELRPNIGYVIQGSVLFPHMTVEQNISYVQNLINKKNKEKTKLAVSKWMKLVGLDEELKERYPAELSGGQQQRVGIARALAASPEILLMDEPFGAVDEITRGQLQIELKQIHKKTGITVLFVTHDISEALKLGTKVLVMGKGQVQQYAKPDDLLRNPNTDFVKQLVDKERRTCYLPDERLEDCEYSGAGNK
- a CDS encoding adenylosuccinate synthase; translated protein: MLTAIVGTNWGDEGKGRMVDLLSEDYDVVVRYQGGNNAGHTVINEKGKFIMNLMPSGICREDTVNILGPGVVIDLEHLYGEVQKLEEAGVSVTPKNLKISDRATICMPYHKLLDCLEEDRLADKKFGSTRRGISPVYADKYMKKAFRMGDLLHMDTLKKRLADVLEWKNLTVEGGYKNAPVQVDEMFAWLEKYGTFFASFVCNTTEYLSDAMNDGKSIIFEAQLGALRDIDFGIYPYTSASTTLAAYAPIGAGAPFAKLDESIGIMKAYSSCVGEGPFTCEMFGEEAEALRMAGGEYGAATGRPRRVGGFDVVASRYGAKMQGCTYVALTKLDVLSYMDEIPVCTAYELNGEVIHTFPSDIDSLNAAKPVYEYMKGFKCDISGCRTKEDLPKEALEYIQYIEKVIECPVKYVSVGAERDAYIKMF
- a CDS encoding pyridoxamine 5'-phosphate oxidase family protein — protein: MNVQRCLEILREIKDVAFATVDEKGLPQIRIIDVMLVENEKLYFCTARGKDFYSQIIKNSQVAITGMNQNFQMIRLDGKAEKLEEHRKWIDRIFEENPSMNTVYPNESRYVLEAFCIENGSVEFFDLGKEPIVREGFMLGSAKTKENGFFITDACIQCGKCEDICPQKCITEYVVGLYRKKGFLFESIMGAFRDFSGCYCDSCFIRWHSRNPDQ